From one Bos javanicus breed banteng chromosome 15, ARS-OSU_banteng_1.0, whole genome shotgun sequence genomic stretch:
- the TSPAN18 gene encoding tetraspanin-18 isoform X2: MEGDCLSCMKYLMFVFNFFIFLGGACLLGIGIWVMVDPTGFREIVAANPLLITGAYILLAMGGLLFLLGFLGCCGAVRENKCLLLFFFLFILIIFLAELSAAILAFIFRGNLTREFFTKELTKHYQGNNDTDVFSATWNSVMITFGCCGVNGPEDFKYASVFRLLTLDSDEVPEACCRREPQSRDGVLLSREECLLGRDLFLNKQLFAMIFAMCLFRGIQ, encoded by the exons ATGGAAGGCGACTGTCTGAGCTGCATGAAGTATCTGATGTTCGTGTTCAATTTCTTCATATTT TTGGGCGGGGCCTGCTTGCTGGGCATCGGCATCTGGGTCATGGTGGACCCCACCGGCTTCCGGGAGATCGTGGCCGCCAACCCCCTGCTCATCACGGGCGCCTACATCCTCCTGGCCATGGGGGGACTGCTTTTTCTGCTCGGCTTCCTGGGCTGCTGCGGGGCCGTCCGGGAGAACAAGTGTCTGCTGCTGTTT TTCTTCTTGTTCATCCTGATCATCTTCTTGGCAGAGCTCTCAGCAGCCATCTTGGCCTTCATCTTCAGGGGAAAT ctcACCCGTGAATTCTTCACCAAGGAGCTCACCAAGCACTACCAGGGCAACAATGACACGGACGTCTTCTCCGCCACCTGGAACTCCGTCATGATCACG TTTGGTTGCTGTGGGGTCAACGGGCCCGAAGACTTTAAGTATGCATCAGTTTTCCGACTCCTGACTTTGGACAGTGATGAGGTGCCGGAGGCCTGCTGCCGGAGAGAACCCCAGAGTCGGGACGGGGTCCTGCTGAGCAGAGAGGAATGCCTCCTGGGAAGGGACCTGTTCCTGAACAAGCAG